The Theileria annulata chromosome 2, complete sequence, *** SEQUENCING IN PROGRESS *** genomic sequence tttaagatatgatattgaaaaattattattcatagACTCTAATGATAGagattataattatactgAGTGTATTATAGAATTATATGAATTAATTCTTGTAATTGAATTTGGATTTAATTGTAAGAATATTTGgtttaatgataaattgtATTGGTCCAATACAAATCCTCAAGAATTTCccaaatttttattatttgatcttgttaataatatttttttattattttataattcagaacttgttaatatttctggaactcataaaaaatttattcatCGGTTCCAGTTAAGAAATGATTATATAAACCaaattaatcaaaaattaattaaaagaaaatttaataatattaaacaaattaaacaaaatgtAATTTGTCCTAAACcaatcaaatttatatcaaaCACAGAATCAATATGTGATACAGAGTCAGTATCATGTGACACGGAGTCAAGACAGTATAATAAGGAGTCAGGATATAATAAGGAGTTAGGACATTGTAATAAGGAGTTaggatataataaatattatgtagATGAAATtggattaataaattcaattgtAAATaggaaaattataattaaaattgatgtaattaatgaaagttatatcaatataattaatcaatTCTATGAATATTTCAACTTAACAACATCAGATACTACTATAGATACGCTTAATAACCTTAGTACACTCtatagctgtaaaattagctccctttccagggaTAGTAAAAGTGtaattagctccctttcccgtGGTACCAGACCCCGTAAcggaataataataaatggttatatattaataataaataattataattgttattataattttaaaaatgtaatatgTAATGAGATAAGTTATTATAAGAGAATACTGTATAAAAGTCAATCCAAGTATCCGgaatcattaatattttacaagaaacataatataacattgattaaatttgatgataaatttatattacatatattaaaatatggTATTTGGACTGAGAAATCTTATGTGATACCACCAATTAGGTTATATAGAGAAAATAATCTTGGAGAATTATTACCATTAACTACAGAACAATATGATATAcatttgaatatatttgGTACTACACAATTAGTATATAGTGTCaatcaaataaatacaGTAATGTTAATGTTAGGAGATGAGTTGGTATGGAAAAGGAAGAAAACAAGTAGGAATAAATTGGAATAtataagaaaattaatatacaatttaatGGATAATAGTTTCACAATTGTAACAGACATAACGTTAAGATGTATAAAGAAACATAATCGttggtataataaattccaTGAATTAACTtatttaacacattttactGATGATTCTGGTgaattaacaataattGATCGtgagaaattaaatataacttATAACTCAAGACATAAATATCTTTTCAATTATGAAACTATAAATTGTGCACAAATATCACATTATGATACGGTAATTTGGTCTAAAACTAATGAAAATTACCCTAAGTGTATGGAATTGAAAATTATGAGCAAATGTaagaaatttatattacaatttaataataaatttaaagtcTATACAATAACTCATGGAATGGCTAATGGTATGggtaattttacagctatggagtgtatcagaggaaagggagctaattttatgggTACCGAGTGTATCAGaggaaagggagctaattttatgcctatggagtgtactatgggaaagggagctaattctacagctatggagtgtactcctggaaagggagctaattttatgcctatggagtgtactagtAGTAAGGATACTAATGGAATGAGTGTAGTAGAAATTAAGTTACCAGAAATTGAACTTTATACATGTGATAAAAATggaaattatattaaacttTTGAATGAagattataatattaatttgtcCATATTCAAAgattataaattcatttattcaccaaaatttaatattaaaatttttagtctaaaattgaaaatttatcaCAAGAATCTCATGGAATCTTGTGATAGTGGACTCATGGGACCAACTGAAACGAGAAATTTGGAATCTTATGAAAATACTCATGTAGAACCTTGTAAAACAAGTGTATTAGAATCTTGTAACATGAGATTCTTAGAACCTCGTGACAATAGACAGTCggaaataaaaatttttggaccatatgaaaaaaatattttatatgtaaTTTATAGTGAGATTAGAgaattacaaataatatttgaagatcaaattttattatttaagtATACAAATCATTGGAATGAgaaagtatataaaatacctAAAGAACTTAAATTCTATACTAGAGATCAATTTGGagatatattattaacaccAGAAAATTATAGAGTAGAATTAAGAGATATGAGAAggtttaaatatatatttgataatttcaAATGTGATCAAGTGTGTcataataatgaaatagTTTGGAAATCTGATGGTActaaaaatgttaattcAATAGTTTACTTTAggaaatataaaattattattaatttaggtatcaaaaatttatattacaaattaaattctaaaGGCCATTGGATACAATATTAACATTCcaaaattcattaaaataactaattaaatcattaataatatgattttCCCTTTAATTTGGTACTTAAATAGTGTTAATTTGGTCTTATTTATGGGTGTTTTAGGCTACTTAGGTAGTCTTATTTAAGCTCTAATTTAGTCTTAGTAGTACCATAATTTGGTACTTAATTATGACTATTTTACCTTTAATTTACCCTTATTTTACCTCTTAATTATCCATACTAGACGCTTAATTTACCTTAATTTAACGCCTTAATTAGTCTAACTAGTCGCTTAATTACTCCTTGTTTACTCCTATTTTGACTCTAAATTTGCTCCTCAGATGCCTCTCTATTACCCATTACTAGGCCTATTTTACTCCTTATTTAGCTCTAAATTAGGCTTATTTACCCTTATTTACGGCTTAATCATCTATAATCGGTCCTCAACTAgtctaattttattcctTATTTTACTGTTAATTTAGTCTTAACTTGTCTTACTTGTCTTATTCTACTCTTATTTTATCTCCATTTAATCCCTAGTTTACCCCTTTAATTACCCCTAATTTACCCTTATTTTACCGTTAAATCTCCATAATTTACCCTTACTCTACTCCTTAATTACCTCTTAATCACTActttattactaatataaagaatatataacaCCCACAAGgaatgaaaatattataaaattacaaataaaaaaacgaattaatttaaaaggTCAAAAATAgtctaattttattataaatattattaatttcaactCAACTGTTAGTATAGAATAAATATCTGTGTGTAAAATATGGAGTTGATGcaattgttaatattactTCATgtaagtaatttttaattaataattctatagattattaatttcattattgCAATTAATAATGGATTTCCAAATCCATTAACACAACATAGACAGCAACATAGACAGGAACATCAAGACACAGgaatgaatataaaacaaCATCCAGACATAGGAACTAATATAGAAAAATCCTCCGATTCTAGAACTAATAATACAGAACATCCTGATTCCGGAGTTAGTGAAAAAAATTTGATACCAATAATATTGGATATAAGTATTGAAGGTTCTAGTGATAGAATAGATTATTTGGAGCATAGAGATGGTGGAACATATTCATGTAATAGTAGATATGGTATTAGTACAATAATAGACTCAGGTGTTGATGAATTTTCAAAACcagaaataatttacaaggcaaaaaatgaaaatgaatatgCTTACGCAGTACAAGTTGAAAATATAACACCTGaatctaaaaatataattttacgCTTAAACGGtagttttattaaattaaccAAGAAAAATGATAGGATAAGTAATAGAATAACTGAGGAAAATATAGACAGTACTGAGGAAAATATAGATAGTACtgaggaaaataataatagtatgaTGGATGAGAAAAAGAATTGGATAAGAAGTGATAGAATAACATTAGATATTAAAGAAAATGatcataataataattatcaaataattggTAAGAAttcaacaatttttaatagtGTGTTTAAAGATGTGGATATACCTGATCATGACTgttatacaaattatgtAGCGATAAATGGTAACttatttaatagaattattGAGGGAAATGATTTAGTAATTTGGGAATCTAATGATCCATTGGAATGTATTAAAGAagtttcattatatataaaaaataatataaaatatttagcATTTTTAtctaacaattttaattattttctttataaatgggataataatttatggaATAATCTGACCaatgattttaatagtaAACTCGTGACAGTAGATCCAGTTGTAGGTTTAGGAGGAGGAACTAGTGATTTAGAAGTAGATAAGATTAGTTTGAGTGAAGAAAAAGGTAATTTGGAAGAAGATAAGATTAGTTTAGAAGTAGATAAGATTAGTTTGGgtttacaaaaaattgatttggaagatgaaaaaattgatttggaagatgaaaaaattgatttGGGAGATGAAAAAGATAATTTGGAGgataaattgataaatttaagagaattaaaattttattttaataatgatgaATTGAAAAGAATAGAAGAATTGCCTGGTAGTTATTCTATAAgtttatattgtttaaGATATTGTGtagaattttattttcctaaatttaatcttaatccaaatgaaattttagctgatgtttttatttataatttattagataataatatgtatttAAGATTAAGAAATCGTAATATAATTCCTATTAAtacatataatattaaattatgtattgattctcccgttacggtgcttggtcaaacaGAAAGTACTCCTCCTAAGGGAGCTGTTACTGTGGATACTAGTACCCTTcgaccaagcaccgtaactaagggaaagagagctaattctatgcctatggagtgtactgGTGGgaaaattttgaatgaaattgctgttgtaactaaAACTAAGGAGTCAGGTACTTTTGTGGATACTGTGGATACTactggaaagggagctaattctatgggtacagagtgtactagtactactaGTAGTATTACAGAGGAAAATAGTGATATTGAGGATCTTGATACAGTTGTATtagacaccgtaacggaaaCAAATACTGATATAGaattagaatatataataaattcattaaaaattgctaaaaatttagaaaatgaagatgatCCAACAAATTATGTAACTACACCGGAAGATCCACTGAATTATGTAACTACACAAgaaaatacatttaattctttagaagattcattaaattcattagaaaattccttaaatacctttgaaaattcattaaactCATTAGCAAATTATGTTAATACACcaaaaaatacaataaatCATGTAAATCCCTTAGGAAATCCACTTAATTCCGTTAATTCCGTTAATTCCTTAGGAAATCCCCTAAATCCCTCAAATCCGCTTCAAAATCCCTTAGATCCACTAAATACTATAAATGAATTAGAAGATcctattaatatttcaatagatataaataatataaattcaacaagagaatataaaatatatataaagaatGAATTGAAAGAAATTAAACCATATAGAAATTATTCGTTTGATAAGGTAATGGAATCAGATGGAAGAGTTCAGGAGATAATTTGGTCATGTGAAGATCCAGAGGAGACTGTGAAACACCTAACATATTTCAATGGAgttattgaaaaatatcTCCTAATGTTCATAAATAAGAAGAAATATCTATTGTTTAGGTATGTGATTTGGGAAAATAAGTGGACTGATGTTACGAATACAAGTGTGAATTTATCTGAATTAAAGTTTTTTACAAAAGGAGAGTTTGTTACAGGAGAGTTAGTTACAGAAGGAGAGTTAGTTACAAGAGAGTTAGattatagaatttttaCCTTTGGTTATAACTTTGAAATTGCCTTCAAAACTCCCTGTCACAAGGTGACATATTACAATGCAGTATTATGGTCAAATGAAGAAACTGATTGTAAAAAAATacataaaattgttattaaaCCAATTGTTAATAGATTACACATTTTCtttatgaataataaaatcagaCGTTTCAATgttactaataattatatcaaCTTCATTTCTGAAGATGATTGTATTttctataaaaataatcttttcaaatgaaaattaagAGAGGAgatagtattaatattggaGGGGAGAGGGAGAGGAGGTACTGGTGGAGAAAGAGAGAGGAAAAAAGAATTTTCTTCATactcaaatatattaattatacacttaataactttaatagtatataatattgtataaattaatagattaattgatatatttaatatcttctaataaataatcaGTAATTTCAGGTATAATTGGTGGTTCTCTTTCAGGTGATGGATCAAATTGTATactaaacaattattaactataaatatataaataaatatatttatgagGATAATTCTGTGTAAATTAGGATAATTCTGTGTAAATTAGGATAATtatctattaataattgtgtTGTAAGGATTACAATGTGAAATTAAGattttcatcaatttcTAAAATTGCACCTTGATTACCACAACGATAACAATAATTTGGTGCACTAAATATTGTTACTACATTTTTATCTTGTGACCATTGATATCcctaatatataatatactataattacGTTACGGAGCTTGGTCAAACGGTACCGTAAGGAACTAACACAGTAAGGGTATAAGTAACCTCTATTAAGAGTTATAACTAAGTAATAGAGGtaactaactactatatatataactaaggaGCCCCTTTAGGGGCTAGTGGTATGtacaagcaccgtaactgaaCACAGTAACGTTATAATACTTCCATAGTTAGTTGATGTGCTCTAGCAATAAGATCAAGTCCATTATTTTGATTAAAAGCTTTAGTAATATCATAACCAAAAGTAAAACCAGCACCTCTAGGACTTAAACCCCAACCTGTACGTTCTTCAGGATCTGACCATAATAAATCACACATTGCACCTTCATGTGGTATCTCTTGtatactaatattataaaattaatactatatataatatattctaATACTTATAGTTATGTAATCTAAGGGTAATCTAggggtagttaagtaggtagttaagggctATTTTAGGCCATTTAAGGGGTTTGAGTACTATAGGCTTATTTTTAGGTAATTAAGGttattaagtagttaaggggtctatagtagtctagttagagtagttaaggtaGTCTAAGGAGTATTGggaataattataataccGATCAAGTTTACGTATATGATCAAGTGAATCAATAGAAGGTGATAGACCAGCATGTGGacaaaaaattttattttcaattaaaGCAGCCAATGgtaaaaaatcaaataaatctaaacacaaattaattaatttaattagtgGATGGATAAGTTAAATGAGTATGTAGTTGAACCTGTAAAACATTTCCAAATATATGAATTACCATATTTACGTAAACATTCATCATAGAAACCATATACTTGTGTTATTTGTCTACATTCATGGTTTCCTCTTATTATAAATACTataaaacatattaatttcagtaacggtgcttggtcaaacgGTAACTAAtccccgtaaggggtataactaactaaagACTAATCCCCCGGAGGGACTAACTACCTAAAGTATATAGCTAATCCCCTAATAACTAACTAGACCCGGAAAAGGAGATAACTATACACTTTTACTACAAtaggaaagggagctaaaaAACTGTATAACTATAGAAAGCCCCTTTCGGGGGTTAGCATATTGGAGCTgctggagcaagcaccgtaacgtagcaccgtaatggaatACCTCGATGTTTATATCTAACTTTAAGTGAAACAATAAGAATAACAGATTCAACAGAATAATAACCACGATCAACATAATCACcaagaaaaagaaaattagtattaggAGCAGAACCAGCAATTCTAAAGAGTTCTTTTAAATCATAAAGTTGACCATGAATATCACCAACAACAGTAACTGGAgctttaataaataaaatattactcTCATCAATGAGAATCTCTTTAGCCTTCTCACATAATTTCACCACTTCAGATTCCGATACAAATTCACAATTCAAAgcattattaattatattatccaaatcatttatttctacttgattcaaataataatctaCAGTTGTTTGCATTCATATATcttattcaattattaatacaaattatacaaatttttaagaatttatagaaattacacaaattatagaaattacaaattttttaagaaattatattaaataatattaaaatatgtaaaaatttaaattatatgaaatttttttaaatattgtgggtataataatttaatttagtaaataattaatataattaattttgatgtgtaatgaaattgaatatattagaatttgataaataagAATTTGGATATATGgatgatgaaattgaagatgttaatattattgttaatttagaatttaGTGGTGGTTTAGATTCTCTTGTAATTGATCAAGAAAAAGAATTAAcacttaaaattttctctaaaaatattaatttaggacaattaatttgttatatacGTAATTACATTATTGGAACAAAAAAAGATTTTTTCTCATATATCATTACTAATACTACGGGTACCAACtatactaatagtactacgggtactactaatactaatactaatactagGGAGTCAGGTACTAATACTAGGGGATTAGGTACTAGTGAGGGAGCTGTTACTGAGGATAGTAATGAGGATATAATTAGAATAGAATGTAATTTGAAGAAATATAATGGTATAttgaatattaatgaaaaatgtaaaataagaCCAGGTGTATTAGttttagtaaataataCAGATTGggaattattaaataaagaaaatacaattttaaaaaatcatgATCTAATTTCTTTCATATCTACACTTCATGGTGGTTAATTTCTTTCTATACACAttatactactactactgaGGGTACTACCaagggaaagggagctaaataTACACTTTTAATACCCttggaaagggagctaattctatgggtaCAAAGTGTACTACTgagaaaattttgaatactattgctgttgtaactaaAACTAGGGAGTCGGATACTAATACTgttactaataatttattgtaaaaaaaatgttaatattgaAATCATTTAAAAGACCTAAAGGAGGTGGACCATGtccattaattaataatccAGTGAAGAAGTGGTTgaaatatttatcaatatttcatataattttacttgTAATGACTTGTGTTTCAATTAGTTTTCCATTTATTCATGATTTACATTGTTCAATTCTATTCAATTCACTTGCTAATCTTATAGCATCCGCTATATGTTCTACACTCATGGCtacatattatattattgtatcAAATAAAGATTTAGGTAATATTTTACTACTTACTAATAGTGCTACTAATATTCCTCCAAAGGGAGctattaatactaataaggtggataatgtaaataatgtgTAGGAACAGAAAATGAATGGGCAATAACAGCTATAATAACTATATCAGTTGTTATTATAGATATTAGTATTTCAGgtattattaatagttACAGTGTAATTaacagtagttaagagtagttaCGAGTATACAAATACTAACTACTTAGGTATCTAAGACGTATTAAGAACTCTAGGGCATTCTAGGCTTAtttagagtagttaagatTATGtttagagtagttaagagtataTTTAGAGGTAGTAAGGTATATATAGGTTGGggtatatatacatttacaAATTCATCATTTAAGATATATAAAGCATTAAATGATGAATTTCAAGTTGAACCAGATTGTTTACAAACAAAAGCAAGagttttttatatttctgGATTTATTGTTATTTGTTTACATATTTTTGTTGCAGgtacggtgcttggtcaagcggTACCCCCGAAGGGCGTTCCCttagttatttatagtagttataccccttacggggaCTAGTTAGTTATGCCCTTAGGGTACTTAGTTACTGTTTGACCtcacaccgtaacggagttatatatattatgtagGAGCATGTGTAATAGCATCTGCATTGTTAGGAAAAGGAATAAAGAAACAATTGATGGAATTAAGATTATTATCataatgtattattattcatatataattatatattgtaaGAATTTTTGAAAAGGATAATTATATCCAAGACAATAAAAGGTAGTAGACTTAAACTTAAAGCCGAAGAGCTGCAGATTGCGGCCAAAGCACTTCAAGATAAGGCCACCAATGAGAAAGTTAATATACATACTCAAGCCGGCACTCTAGCCTCTTCAGCCCAAACTCTAGCCGAAAATACACCTCCCCAGGCTTTTGTTAATGCCGACACTGTAATAGACAAATTCGACGAACTGGAAGATGCATACAATCAACTAAGTACAAGTAGTCCTGTTGACCAGGCTAAGGTAGAGAAGGAATTTAATACTGTCAAACACATATATGATACTATGATCAATGTTAAGAAAGCCAAAAAACTTCAAGAACAAGTTGGTACCCAGGATGGTAAAGGTGGTTCTGATCAAAAGATATGGTATTATGCCAACGAACTATATGGTAAAGCCAACATACTAGCCGGTGCCGAAAAACTTAAAGCTCCAGAAGCTCAAGATGGTGAAGATCCTACTAAAGAACTCAAACATCTTGCCGAAAAACTTCGCGATGCCGTAGGACAAAATGACAACTCTGGTCTCCAAAAGGCCCTCAGTGAACTCTCTACTGCTCGAGAAAGTAATCCCAAGGACTTAATTCCCATGGCCAAAGATGTAATAGATAAATACAACTCAGTCAAAGAAGCCTACGAAAAGGTCAAGGCACAAGCAAGTGAATATACTAAAGCTCTTACTAAAACTGGTGAAACAAGTAAATACACCAATGTTAAATCTGCTTTCCAAGCACTTGAAAGTGCCTACAACCTTGGAAAGTGTAAGGATATCACTCCTATTTTTGACAAAGAGTATATTGATATCCAAACCAGTATTGTTTCTGATAGACTCACTTCTAAAGCCACAGAAATAGAGTCTAAGGCCCAAGCACTTAGAACCACTGCCGAACGTCAATCTACCACTGAACTAGCCGACAATAGGAACAATGACATCAATAGCACTACAAATAAACTTGGTAGTGAACTCCCTACTAAAGCCACAACACTAAAGAGTAAGGCCGAAAAGCTTTACAATGCAGCTCAACGACTAGAAGAGACTGCTGAGGACCCTAGTCCACTTGCTGATCTTAAAAATCATGCCGAAGAACTTGCTACAGCAGCCAAGAAAGATACTACTAGTGATGGTCTATTCTATGCTGCACAGGCACTAGAATCTGGTGGTGGTGATAGTCTTGAAGATAAGGCCACTAAGGTCATAACTAAGTTTGACAAGGTCCAACGTGCATACACCGCACTAATGACTAAAGCTAAACAAATTGGTAAACAAGGTCATTCTGAGGTCAACTCTGTTGAAAATGAATACACTGAACTGAAGGAACATTATGATGGGATGTTAAACCTTACCAAACTCTCCAAGATGGCCAAAGATCTTACTGGTACACTTCAAGGTCCAGCCACTACTCTAGCCTCTAGTGTCAAAGAACTACGTGATAACACTGATGGTAACGATTATCCTAAGGCCCAAACTGTAATACAAAACTACGAAAAGGTAGAATCTGCATACACCTCACTAGGTGATAAGCAAAGTGTTAAGGATAAGTTTGAGGCTCTCAAGACGCTTTACGACAAGATATTTAAGTTCACCAAGGTCAAGTACTACTCCGAACAACTTGAAGGTGCAGCCGATCCTAGCGGTGATGCCGAGAAGGTAATTACCTTCTTCAACTCAGTCGTTGTTGCCTACAACGCACTAGGTGAGACTGAACAGAAACATGTTAAAGATCAATTCACTGAACTTCAAACTGAGTATTCCAAtggtatatataaatataagtTCCATATCCTAACTATTCCTTTCATGGTTACCAATTGGTTAAACTTTCTCAGATATGTATTCATGGGTAGTTGGGGCGTCTATCACGAAAAGGTCTGTAAAGGTACTGGTAATGAACAACCTGGACGTACTGGTTGTCCAAAACCTGAAGATTCTGCTACTGAGACTGTCAATAGTATTAAACTAGAACTCactaatagtactagtGACATTACTCATAAAATAATCCTCAATGGTACTGGTAGTAGTGGTACTGTAAGTACTTCCAAAGCTATCACTCTAGCCAGTGGTGGTGATGTTACCCTAACCATCAATCTTCCTGGTGGTGAAATAAAACTCAGCAAACTAACCATCAGTGG encodes the following:
- a CDS encoding SfiI-subtelomeric fragment related protein family member, putative (chr2.C.cand.44 - hypothetical protein), whose translation is MFHQVFQSSYPKYFAILKENKPILLMKSNLLSPWYNITNLRYDIEKLLFIDSNDRDYNYTECIIELYELILVIEFGFNCKNIWFNDKLYWSNTNPQEFPKFLLFDLVNNIFLLFYNSELVNISGTHKKFIHRFQLRNDYINQINQKLIKRKFNNIKQIKQNVICPKPIKFISNTESICDTESVSCDTESRQYNKESGYNKELGHCNKELGYNKYYVDEIGLINSIVNRKIIIKIDVINESYINIINQFYEYFNLTTSDTTIDTLNNLSTLYSCKISSLSRDSKSVISSLSRGTRPRNGIIINGYILIINNYNCYYNFKNVICNEISYYKRILYKSQSKYPESLIFYKKHNITLIKFDDKFILHILKYGIWTEKSYVIPPIRLYRENNLGELLPLTTEQYDIHLNIFGTTQLVYSVNQINTVMLMLGDELVWKRKKTSRNKLEYIRKLIYNLMDNSFTIVTDITLRCIKKHNRWYNKFHELTYLTHFTDDSGELTIIDREKLNITYNSRHKYLFNYETINCAQISHYDTVIWSKTNENYPKCMELKIMSKCKKFILQFNNKFKVYTITHGMANGMGNFTAMECIRGKGANFMGTECIRGKGANFMPMECTMGKGANSTAMECTPGKGANFMPMECTSSKDTNGMSVVEIKLPEIELYTCDKNGNYIKLLNEDYNINLSIFKDYKFIYSPKFNIKIFSLKLKIYHKNLMESCDSGLMGPTETRNLESYENTHVEPCKTSVLESCNMRFLEPRDNRQSEIKIFGPYEKNILYVIYSEIRELQIIFEDQILLFKYTNHWNEKVYKIPKELKFYTRDQFGDILLTPENYRVELRDMRRFKYIFDNFKCDQVCHNNEIVWKSDGTKNVNSIVYFRKYKIIINLGIKNLYYKLNSKGHWIQY
- a CDS encoding SfiI-subtelomeric fragment related protein family member, putative (chr2.C.cand.45 - hypothetical protein) translates to MNIKQHPDIGTNIEKSSDSRTNNTEHPDSGVSEKNLIPIILDISIEGSSDRIDYLEHRDGGTYSCNSRYGISTIIDSGVDEFSKPEIIYKAKNENEYAYAVQVENITPESKNIILRLNGSFIKLTKKNDRISNRITEENIDSTEENIDSTEENNNSMMDEKKNWIRSDRITLDIKENDHNNNYQIIGKNSTIFNSVFKDVDIPDHDCYTNYVAINGNLFNRIIEGNDLVIWESNDPLECIKEVSLYIKNNIKYLAFLSNNFNYFLYKWDNNLWNNLTNDFNSKLVTVDPVVGLGGGTSDLEVDKISLSEEKGNLEEDKISLEVDKISLGLQKIDLEDEKIDLEDEKIDLGDEKDNLEDKLINLRELKFYFNNDELKRIEELPGSYSISLYCLRYCVEFYFPKFNLNPNEILADVFIYNLLDNNMYLRLRNRNIIPINTYNIKLCIDSPVTVLGQTESTPPKGAVTVDTSTLRPSTVTKGKRANSMPMECTGGKILNEIAVVTKTKESGTFVDTVDTTGKGANSMGTECTSTTSSITEENSDIEDLDTVVLDTVTETNTDIELEYIINSLKIAKNLENEDDPTNYVTTPEDPLNYVTTQENTFNSLEDSLNSLENSLNTFENSLNSLANYVNTPKNTINHVNPLGNPLNSVNSVNSLGNPLNPSNPLQNPLDPLNTINELEDPINISIDINNINSTREYKIYIKNELKEIKPYRNYSFDKVMESDGRVQEIIWSCEDPEETVKHLTYFNGVIEKYLLMFINKKKYLLFRYVIWENKWTDVTNTSVNLSELKFFTKGEFVTGELVTEGELVTRELDYRIFTFGYNFEIAFKTPCHKVTYYNAVLWSNEETDCKKIHKIVIKPIVNRLHIFFMNNKIRRFNVTNNYINFISEDDCIFYKNNLFK
- a CDS encoding serine/threonine protein phosphatase pp2a catalytic subunit, putative (protein phosphatase pp2a) → MQTTVDYYLNQVEINDLDNIINNALNCEFVSESEVVKLCEKAKEILIDESNILFIKAPVTVVGDIHGQLYDLKELFRIAGSAPNTNFLFLGDYVDRGYYSVESVILIVSLKVRYKHRVFIIRGNHECRQITQVYGFYDECLRKYGNSYIWKCFTDLFDFLPLAALIENKIFCPHAGLSPSIDSLDHIRKLDRIQEIPHEGAMCDLLWSDPEERTGWGLSPRGAGFTFGYDITKAFNQNNGLDLIARAHQLTMEGYQWSQDKNVVTIFSAPNYCYRCGNQGAILEIDENLNFTL
- a CDS encoding uncharacterized protein (chr2.C.cand.46 - hypothetical protein, conserved, pf11_0393) produces the protein MDDEIEDVNIIVNLEFSGGLDSLVIDQEKELTLKIFSKNINLGQLICYIRNYIIGTKKDFFSYIITNTTGTNYTNSTTGTTNTNTNTRESGTNTRGLGTSEGAVTEDSNEDIIRIECNLKKYNGILNINEKCKIRPGVLVLVNNTDWELLNKENTILKNHDLISFISTLHGG
- a CDS encoding uncharacterized protein (Apicoplast targetting peptide predicted by the PlasmoAP tool;~2 probable transmembrane helices predicted for TA15505 by TMHMM2.0 at aa 29-51 and 61-83;~Signal anchor predicted for TA15505 by SignalP 2.0 HMM (Signal peptide probability 0.046, signal anchor probability 0.918) with cleavage site probability 0.013 between residues 46 and 47) gives rise to the protein MLILKSFKRPKGGGPCPLINNPVKKWLKYLSIFHIILLVMTCVSISFPFIHDLHCSILFNSLANLIASAICSTLMATYYIIVSNKDLGNILLLTNSATNIPPKGAINTNKVDNVNNV